The Stomoxys calcitrans chromosome 3, idStoCalc2.1, whole genome shotgun sequence genome includes a region encoding these proteins:
- the LOC106084162 gene encoding uncharacterized protein LOC106084162, whose translation MKSWHITFVISLAYYQSVYPTEDLETLKPIQEENGSNIFLEILNEVDREKLFNSMPFLYRGRINDSRIRQLFIYPKPKVIGTYNLDFLYRKEFNSELLTVFIANGILDFHLLQTAADVLDYRRQTRIMALALNIQHQEKFRQDFLQACAKYKMTNVLLIFVPATDKGSLQFYALRPYPQYHWLPKSWGDLKGNLYYPQHWRNMQNSTLLTYTSQDPPVAILYYDSKGNLQINGYVARLILLFAQLYNASLEMYQPLQLDGICSQHALNILTNSGDLDIPIALDPLVREDDAVRHSTYYELSAGQTIVPCPSPLTIRQIFGLLLNGYFFGCILICSLLLSIAHSLIDFYFDGIFHHMNFVLNDKVFPGVLGQSFSARLTPWRSLKIVYLLVSFVGINIGIQFAANMKTLFTSPPYHDRVNTLEDLRHSSIKILCPEESMDTKHFLALFGHSLIISKNTTMVYEHMNRFNNTYGYFGLTANWDLFAQRQQHYAHKKFCQVSGFRFIEFLSLSVALPPHSPLKEPLDHLLYRINELGFREAWKSSVFYDMVRLRNITLLDENQTIDKRVLRVDDLFWIWMIDVVGLAVSSLVFIAELLIAYCRQGGKLA comes from the coding sequence ATGAAAAGCTGGCACATAACGTTTGTAATTTCTTTGGCCTATTACCAAAGTGTGTATCCAACAGAGGATTTAGAAACCTTAAAACCCATTCAGGAAGAAAATGGCTCAAacatatttttggaaattttaaatgaagtgGATAGAGAAAAACTCTTCAATTCCATGCCGTTTCTATATCGAGGCCGTATCAATGATTCAAGAATCAGGCAACTCTTCATATATCCCAAGCCCAAGGTGATTGGGACATACAACCTGGATTTTCTGTACCGCAAAGAATTCAACAGCGAACTTTTAACAGTTTTCATAGCCAATGGGATTTTGGATTTTCATTTGCTGCAGACAGCAGCAGATGTTTTGGATTATCGCCGGCAGACCAGAATTATGGCTTTAGCTTTAAACATTCAACATCAAGAGAAGTTTAGGCAGGACTTTCTTCAGGCTTGTGCTAAATATAAAATGACAAATGTCTTATTGATTTTTGTGCCCGCGACTGACAAAGGATCCTTGCAATTTTATGCCCTAAGGCCTTATCCTCAATATCATTGGCTGCCAAAGTCCTGGGGTGATTTAAAGGGGAACTTATATTACCCCCAACATTGGCGTAACATGCAAAATTCTACACTGCTAACCTATACCAGCCAAGATCCTCCGGTAGCCATACTCTATTACGATAGCAAAGGTAATTTGCAAATCAATGGCTATGTGGCAAGACTGATACTACTTTTTGCCCAGTTATATAATGCCTCTCTGGAAATGTACCAGCCACTGCAATTAGATGGCATTTGCAGTCAGCATGCCTTGAATATATTGACAAATTCTGGTGATTTAGACATACCCATAGCTCTGGATCCCTTAGTAAGAGAAGATGATGCGGTGCGGCACTCAACATACTACGAACTATCTGCTGGCCAAACCATTGTGCCTTGCCCCTCGCCTTTGACTATACGGCAAATTTTTGGCTTGCTGCTGAATGGTTACTTTTTTGGTTGTATTCTGATATGCTCTCTGCTCTTATCCATTGCCCATTCTCTCATAGACTTTTATTTCGATGGCATCTTTCACCACATGAACTTTGTGCTCAATGACAAAGTTTTCCCAGGAGTTTTGGGCCAATCGTTCTCTGCGCGCTTGACACCTTGGCGCAGCCTGAAAATTGTCTATCTCTTGGTCTCATTTGTGGGTATAAACATTGGCATACAATTCGCAGCAAATATGAAGACGCTATTCACCAGCCCACCCTATCACGACCGGGTCAATACGCTCGAAGACTTGCGTCATTCCTCAATTAAGATACTTTGTCCCGAAGAAAGTATGGACACCAAACACTTTTTAGCCTTGTTTGGTCATAGTTTGATAATAAGCAAAAATACCACCATGGTGTATGAACACATGAACCGTTTCAACAACACCTATGGCTATTTTGGCTTAACGGCTAACTGGGATCTGTTTGCCCAACGTCAGCAGCACTATGCGCATAAGAAATTCTGTCAAGTCAGTGGTTTTCGTTTTATCGAATTTCTATCGCTCAGTGTGGCTTTGCCTCCCCACTCGCCACTCAAGGAGCCATTGGACCATTTGCTATATCGCATCAATGAATTGGGCTTCAGAGAGGCCTGGAAGTCGAGTGTATTCTACGATATGGTCAGATTGAGAAATATAACCCTACTGGATGAAAATCAAACAATTGATAAGAGGGTACTGCGGGTGGATGACCTGTTTTGGATATGGATGATTGATGTCGTGGGTTTGGCTGTTAGTAGCCTGGTGTTCATAGCGGAGCTGTTGATAGCCTATTGCAGGCAGGGAGGAAAACTAGCCTAA